The following nucleotide sequence is from Sander lucioperca isolate FBNREF2018 chromosome 19, SLUC_FBN_1.2, whole genome shotgun sequence.
CCAAGCCTAAGAAGCTTCATGATGATCTGTCATATTagtttttccacatttttcttTAACTGCAAGTACTTTATTGATATAAATAAGTAAATGAGCAGTGGCTGCAAGGCCATGGAAACATGTTTGGACCCCTTTGTAGCCAGAGCAGAGACATAAAAGCTGTAGGAGTCCACatggttaaaggaatagttcaacattttggaaaacgCTTTCTTAtgtgctttcttgcagagatgAGATCGATATCACTTTCATGTGTGTATGGAAAGTATGAAGCTAAGCGGCCGGTTATCTGAGCTTATGAAGTCACTGCTCCTGGCCAAGAATTAGCCCAGCACATAACTCCTTGTTAAATCAAAACTTGTTTTTCCCCTCTAAGAATGAATAATTACGATCAGATTGAAGGTTAACTGACCTGACTGGCCTCCAGCTCGGCCACGTGGTCTCGTCACGGCAGTCATCCGAAATGTCTTATGAGGACCAGCAGCAGCTTCTGACCCTGACCCAGGAACTGACCCAGAGTCACGCTCCTTCAAACaataatcacacaacacaacttgATTCAATTACATTCTTAAAAAGAGGCAACCTTTGCTGGTGCTGAATaatgaagccaatgcggaagtgtCCAAAATTGCAGTTAATCGAATGGCCACTTGAGGCTGGTTTCAAAAGGGAGTCATTCCCCATAGACCCCAatgttaaaatgcccaactTTACAGCAGGATTAAAagggatggttcggagtaatttcaccctagggtcctttgcaccatgacctcgagccaaacacccccccagaagcttttttcccttggtcgTACATTGGTCGAATTAGCGCTATGAGCCAaatggcttagtgcaggcgctaatggagcCAAAGATATATCTcataaattaccccactaataatacccggaatggtaccaaacttctacagtagtacaaataggttctgtactcataaaacgaggcattggaaagtttgtaagtacaccaggagcttatttaaataacacttgcctgatggcttcttttctctgttgctaccgctgctagctagctagctctccgATTCTCCTCCATTAGTTGTAGCTCCTCGTTTGTTTGGCTCGAGatcatggtgcaaaggaccctagggtgaaattactctgaACCATCCCTTTAAACACAGTTTTGGTCTCTATAGCTAAGTTAACCCTTCAAGACAACTGTGGGGGtagttaatttttttattactcACCCGTTTGATATTCAGGCCTAAAGTTATGCATAATTAATGGCGTGCCGCTTAGATTGACAGGTGGCTGCCGTCACAGGAGGCAAGCAAAGACTGTAGGCTTCATTCACCCTGCCTCAGCTCCATCCACGCTCCACCTCCGCACCCATATTTGGATTAGCCATTGACATATacataatggaccaacagatcccgttgctctggacggagaccagtgaaggccattagaagcacttttctggtgatggctagtgttactgcgcagcctccaactgagacagacgacgtaaatgtgacgtgagcaacgtgtctgaaagttgtatgtcttctggtagctgtgccaagagaaatctcaatcattcccaatctagcagagacggagagcgtaggtatatgtaaggagataacataggcacaggctaattattgctaactaaaatgctagttaacattagtaattacacttaaacagctaatgtgagacgaaactgcctgcgagcttctcctgtactatacggtgattcctctactatgcgacagtaagtcgcgtggttatgacacaatcgttagcctatttttataaaaacgtctgctacggagccataacgtgagatacaaggtaatggagccttttatacattgtcgtgtttctttagaaataaacaatgaacaaataaagtctttaaacgcttcagatgtaaagttattcactgtcaaagtgacgtcaaaattaatggcagtcaatggaatgccaACGAGAGGGGATGACTTgctagcatcaaaatggcgccataggaggttcgcggtccgaggagaagcttacctcCTTGGGATTAGCCAGGAGTTAGGTGAGTCAGATGCTGCCAAGATGGCGACAGCTGGAGCCACTGGAGGCCGCCCACTCTGAGCTTGATTTGGGCTCTTCAGAAACCCATGGGTGACATCACGGATACTACGtctatattttatacagtctatggttgtgaCCGACAGTGTGAACTCACTTTCCACTCCGTCCATCAGTGAACGCAGTATCAGGGCTCAGGCTGTCTGCTATCTGTCCTCCTGCCAGCTGTCCGTATGGTGTCTGCAGACCTCTGTCCACACTCTCCAGGAAGGAGTCCCACTCACTctatatccacacacacacacacacacacacacaataaatcaTAGACTAGTTTGATTATTtctaaataattattaaaatggAGAATAACAAAAACTGGACAAGATGTAATCCAGTGCTATTTTTCTAAGCTAACAAGCACAAAGCATTAAAGtctaaattaattttatttatgtcagtttaataaaatgttttaatgccACAGACCTAATCGAATGATACTATGATACTAATTTTATTGCAGGAACCCATGTGGACACAATTTCTGTTGATTTATTACTGAATTGTAAAACTATACGCACTCTGCATGAGTAGAATATAATGAGGAAATAGAATTGAAATTTAGGCTTTCATTATATTGACATCAAACCACAGTACGCAGTATTGGTGTGGACCCCAATCTTCTCTGCATGCAGCGTGTAAAATATATCTTTGAATCTGGTTGTTTACTGCTGTAGTCATGATATGCAAAAtttataaactaaataaaaatgtgaaaaaaagaaaaaaaatttcacacacacagacctccaGCTGCAGAAGTTCCTCCACctgctctctcactgctgcatgGCTGGAAAAATTACAAGAGTTCTTTGATAAAGAGGCATCAACAGCAAGCTTTATTTATGACATTATTAACTAAAAAAGGATGTGAAGTGTGTGGAACAGCATTTAGTCCATCATGGGACACAGACCCTGCGTTCCAATACCCATACTACCATACTATTTAGTATGCCAGAAAAAGATTTAGTATGTCCCAATACATAATATGTCAACTGCAGTATGCCAAAAGTACCAGGATGTGCTACTGTATCCAGTCAGATTTTGCAGTATGAAAGCCAGCATGCTTTTTTTGGCTGTTCTGACCCGCAATCGTTTGCACAGCACATATGAGCAACACGGTCAAAGTTCAAGACGCAATGGTATTTCCTTTTCATATAGCACGAAggactatatttatatataaggactatttgcacattaacactgtacatttcatattgtatatattatttctttatatttgtttttaatatatatgttaaaagtctgaataatatatgttgtttgtatatgttgtttgtatacctggagtggtaacaaaaataatttccccctgggaagTATTTCTGATATTGATTCTGATTCCGATGACATATTGCCACATCGCTATTTTCTCCCACACCTGATATCTGTGTTCTaatctatttttttgtgtgcattttgtTTGGTTTAATGTAGACGGCACCCTTGTTTGTTTCCTCACTGTTTTGCCTCAATAAACTCCTTATATTGTTTTACCACAAACATAAGAATGTGCCATCTTCCAAAGGGAATGATGACATGCctggaaattataaaaaaaagcctGTAGAAACCGTCAGTAAGTAACCCATAAAAAACTCCTCAAACACGAACCACCTgcgcaaaaaaaaaattacgtcTTTTTACCCAATACTTATTATCTATTGCACTTGCCAATAACAACCTTTATGGTACGTCAATTAACTGAGACTCAACATGTCTCAGTCACATTACCACAGCTGAACTATAAATTATAAGTACATTTTCCCACTGTTATACCAATACGATATACATTTGTTCATTGTTACTATTATCATCATTTAATATGATTGTATACTCATACTCACTGATAAGACTTCTGCCAAAGGTCCTCAGCTTCACTCTTCTTCTTCACTCCGAGGCTGCTCAACagccacaaaacacacaattacTTCACAgcatacaaatataaaaaacattttttattaaaacagcgGACTGACTGAATTATACTTTAGCCAGTGACATTGCAAAAATGTTGCAGCAGGTGTTGAGAGCACCTCACCTTTTGTAGAAGTCTGTTCCCGCTGCCATCAGGCCGAGTAGAGTGGTGATCTTATCCGGGACAAACGTCTCCAGGGAGTCTGTGTGAGAACAAAGGGACATAGTTATTGGTCAGGACGATATGTGTCATGTCACTGTGTAGGCAATAAGCAAGACTTACATTACAACATAGgcaattttagaccctttttagggggctcaagctcaaaaaaatgtcatcttagcccccctaaaaattataataattattttttaaatcaattttggTGCTTTAAGTGagagtttgcgaacttgtctgttaaggccctgacacaccaacccgataatcgtccgtcggacagtctggcgaggtcagtgactcgagtctgttcggtgtgttccgtgccgtcgtccggtGGAGGgaccgtcggccttcatttgggccgatttgacatgttgaatcggaaggcgggcagtcggactcaatggccaatctggttggtggagcgctaacccggaaatgacgagcgggatgagcctgactaacgcctctcaCAATCTgacttttaaactgacctttgtcgatctgaaatgaagacagattcagcaactgcatggcctatttctcgcttaaaatgttttcagaaacacgttcgGTTAactcggtgaactatcttcgtaaaatatgagatcctATTCCGAATGAAGCCACCATTATGCCCGGTTGTAAAATCCAgggcagccagacccacgtgacgtgttcttCCAATCAGCtaccagttttcattttttgggcgacaatacagattagcgccgcctgctgttatggagacatattacgtctcgcgcacgcgatTGGCCAAACGTAGCGTTGGCCAATCGGAGGTTGTTGTGCCAGACTCAAGcttttggctgagtctctatctgatctgtcagagggagagcaggagtttgcaaggcactgtatcacATTCTcgttaggggctgagcccccctaaaggtctgatcctagaatcgcccctgcatTACAACACCTACAATTTAGCCAGCTTATGAAATATTCAAGACTTGTTAAATCATAATTAATTACATGTAACTGTGGGTGatcaaaatgataaaaaaaatgcagctgCAGCTTAAAACGTATGTCATTCGATTCATTTAAACTAGATTTGATGTTTTATCTTGACGTAATAAAAATGTAACCGCGGActtcaattacattttcatgcattttaattatgttgtgctTGTTGGGAACAATGCATACATAATAAAACTAATCTATACATCATACCCGAATTAATCATATCTCTTCTTCAATTCGGCGTGCATATAACATAATTAGGAACACGAATTGGAGTAAAATCTTGCCTTTTGTTATTGGTTGCCATGTTATTACTACAGCCCTCTCACGGTGTATTACGCACGTACATCATTATTAAAGAATACAATGAAATCCTACTTTGTCTTCTGTAAGCCGAATTACTCATAAGACAAAAACAATTCACTCTACGTAGAAGCCATAAGGTGGTGTCtataccttttttattttggctaCAAAAGACATTAAAAGGTTCAAACTTTCAACGAAGTCTGTCACTACTAAACACATCCTTCTCAATCTGTCCTACCTTCTGCGTCCTGCTTGGCTGTCTGCAGGAGGACTTTGCTCACGTTGACCAACAGAGTCAGAGCGCTTGTTAAAGTCTCCTCTGACACGGTCACATCCTCAGCCATGATCAACGGCTCTTCTCTCACCTGCACCGACGACTGAAAGTAAACCGACAGCAGCCATCGTGAGATAAAAAGTACATGCTGATCACGTGATAAAATCACGTGGTGTTGTATGGGATTCAACACAGAGTTGTGAAGTACGTTTTAAGTTGGGCTCCTGTTCAATGGCTGGGGGctgttagcctagaaatctagacgcaccctagcggcagcaaatgtaatttgcagccagggtcagtcctggaaaaaccaaattctggtcaggccaatcacatcgtttatagagtcggtaggcgggcttaacataagggcGGCAGAGTTGTGACAGTTCtgtgtgaattccctgctacttgaaaacaaggaagatggctgctgctgctggcaaacagcggtctttcgaatcggctttggccgcgactctggaagacttggagttaagcactgaagtcattcttaaaaaaggaagatgcgttcggagttttgccgaccggatacggcaaaagttgaatctatcaactagcgttgctctggttggctatgagtgcagagggaatttgaaagacaaccgtttatcccgcccctcggattgagccctgccaatggggagttcccaggcTAGGGGGCTGTTAGATTTTGGGATCATTCATGTATTCATGTTTAAACACAAaaccaatgtttttttaatacctTCATGCTGTCTTACCAATATTAGTGAAACGTATgattaaaaaacatatatacTAAATTGATCTCATGTAGCACACTTATTTCCATTACTAatgtgttatttgtttattttacttgCATATTTTTTGACAGAAAATGGCATTTTTTCGTAGATTTTCCTGGAATATTCAAGGTTTCCCAAAAAAAACGTACAGAGCCTGTTAAAATTGTCAACCAGTTTTATTGACTGCTGAACATTCACTcattcaataaaagaaaatccCCTCCTTCAACCAAAGCACTTAATGACTGGGTCACTCTgtgcaaagaaaagaaaagaaaatgacaacCAGTCAGCACAATCATtgatatgaaaaagaaaaagtgacacaaagcagACTGTCAGTAATGCAGGGGATATATTAGATATGCCATATGAACAGATCAAATTGTCCTTCCTGTGTGGATCTAATTAAATGACAACATTAGGAAACTGGACATTTAATTAAGAACAGCTGCCGCATTGAGAAGACTTTCAGTGAGGATACTTTAAATTAAAAGGCCTCTAACTCATTAAAGTTCCAattaaagagaaagaaaagtttccAAAAGACTGGATTACCCGCTGAGCTTGTTTCCTCCTTGTGCTTAAACCAACGTTGACGAGCCATTAAAAAACACAGGCAGCTGTTGCATATTACACGCTATGGAGCCTCGATATCACAGCGTTGTTTCACAGGGTTGAAAACATCACATCCCATTTGTAATAACCAAATAATTTCCCTTGCAGTACTACCCAATTTTATCTCGAATtatgaaatacataaaacagCGTCAGTTTTATATTTGTATCTGTGCACGTTCAACTACCATAAACAAGTGTCTTTAACTTTGTGCAGCCAGAATTCAATCTTGTTAACAGACTCGTAACCTTTTGAACTAATACACTTTTACTACAGATAATACCACACAAGGAAACCACATAAGtgattcacattttttttttattttttttttatttacagccAATTAAATGTCTTTCTGAGGATTTCTGAAACAGGTTTTCTGCGATATCTGTGAGCTTGACAAGACAGAAATGTGGCCATGCAAAGTAAACTCAGTCGCATGTGCAGGGaacggggaaaaaaaatatatatacagacagTGTTTGAGGATTAAGACATTTGGAGGGATATGAGCTCTTTTCTCTCGGAAGTATTTCTcttaaaaggtcccatgacatggtgctctttggatgcttttatataggccttagtggtcccctaatactgtatctgaagtctcttttatataggccttagtggtcccctaatactgtatctgaagtctctttcccgaaattacagccactagagccagtcccacaatgagctttccttagtatgtgccatttctgtgtctgtagcctTAAATGCTAttcaggaggagagaggggggggcaaggtagagggtgggggtgtggccttgaccaactgcccctttgcttgtttgcaagccatgatgtctctctctctctctctctctcatgggtgggccaaattctctgggtgggcaaagcagagaaaggggaggtaacctttccccttatgacgacataaagggaagattccagatcggcccatctgagctttcattttctcaaaggcagagcaggatacccagggctcggtttacacctatcgccatttctagccactgggggaccataggcaggctgggggaactcatattaatgttaaaaaacctcataaagtgaaattttcatgccatgggacctttaagagaaGCAACTTTAATCAATGAGGTCATAAGCCAGAGATGTGAGAGACACAGATGACACCTACTGCAAGCTAAAGGAATGATAGCAAAGACGATAACAGTATGTGGTGTCTATAAATAATCCTTTACAAGACCCAACAGTCAGAGATGCCAGAGAACATTCACAAGTCTTTTTGTATGTGACTCACATTTCAATGTTTACTTATTATAACTTTAAAAACGGAAATGTACTGTTTCACAACTTTTCGAATCGCACTACTATAAAACAACCAGGCtgctttttctctttattcATTTTGATATGAGACACGTAACTGAATGCAGCTTATTATGCTTAATTTTTAAGtctctctgccacagtacataaAAGGACACAacgctagggctgcaactaatcaTTTAAACTACAAATTAATTATGataaaaaagctgttttttaAGATGAATCTCTAAAATATGTTGctcccttttctctttttgtagacatggatgaattctacaagcatatactgtatatttattcaTTCTTTCTTAACCCACAATAACTTTCATATTGTTGTATACAAATATTAAGTTTGCATTGATGAGCTgatgttttttcctgtttttttgttttgtttttttgctgtgtcaagttgtaaatgtaaaagaaaGTATTGAAGAGAACGCAACAAAATACTTCAGAAAATATCAGGAAATGTTGCGAGAGATTTCGCAAGGTCCAAGTTCAAGATGTGTGTCCTCGaaacagtccaaaacctaaaCGTAATTTCTAATgacataagaaaaacagaacgttgactttttttttgcgtGATGAATCATGAATCTCTTTAGTTCTAATTGATTTCTGTTGATCGACTAATCAATTTACGGACAACTTTTTGAGGACTTTATGTCACAAAAAAGAACAAGTAACTCTCTGAAAAGTCTCTAAAAATCTCTGACTGTTGCTCTCACACTAGTTCAGCAGCCAACCCATCTTAGTACCAACCCTTTATTGGTCACGTTAAAAGAAAGGGGGCCTCTATACCCGATAAGTGACACTGttgagaaaacaaaataaaatgagacTGCTTCAAGTATCCCGAGTGGAATTCAATAGCCCTGaagttttttaagttttatattgtttttatccCAGAACTCCTTctctggagtgtgtgtgtgcgtgtgtatctctgtgtgtgtgtgtgtgtgtgtgtgtgtggggaaatggttaaaaaaaagaaaaaaagctttaaagtgCCAATTACAAACTTGAATGTTAAAAACGGTTTTGTTGTTTCTGACTGTGTGCTTTGGGTGTTTCAGCTTGAGGCCTGTGAAGCAGAGAAAAAGAATGGGTGGACAGAATCACTTCTGAAACTGTGACAAGAATGTTCTCTGTCATCTTTTCCAGACGTATTGAAATGTTGGGACTAATTCTAGGTAGCACCAAGAAAAATCTGTACTTTTTGTTGTCGTTGTACCTGAACAAAAGTCGGATTcaatatttaattcataaacattatatacTTTGAACAAACGTGCTCTGTGAACTGTGAGCTGAAAGTCtattataaaataattaagCCTGGATGTTGACAGTTGACTGCTGCAGTTGAACATCACACTGAACTGGACCTATCATCGCTTACAAAGAATATTAAATGTACTGCAGAGAGTTGATACACAGGTGTCCAGTTAACTGACATTCAAAAGCATCCAAACTTTTACAAATTCAGCGTTAAAGCTACAGTGGGTAGAAAGCAAAATAATGCCAGAATTTGTagtgagacctcttcctgcagctcttcctctctctgttgcaCAGGAATgcacagaacagccaataggaactctctctctctctctctctctctctctctctctctctctctctctctctctctctcctctctctctctctctctctctctctctctcctctctctctctctctctctctctctctctctctctctctctctctctctctctctctctctctctctctctctctctctctctctctctctctctctctctctctctctctctctctctctctctctctctctctctctctctctctgaaatgacctgtgattggccgaAGTCTCCCGTCACGGGCTAGATTATCTAAAGCCTAAAAAACAGAGCCAGAAGGAGATGCAGAAGTCtatttctctcagaccacttaaATTACAATATGCTAAAAAGATTATTATGGAATTTTTTCCCAAACAACGCCAAAAATAAACTGCCTACCATAACTTTAAGAGTCGTGTGTGAAGGAGGATGACAGAGAACAGAGCAGGATTTGGAGAGGTAATTTGATACCAATATAAAAATGAATTCCGCAAACCAAATAATGGTCACGTCTTCACAGATGAAAAGCCTCTTTAAACTAATGTTTTGAAATTGTAAAATATCACCTCAGTTCTACCCTGGACCAAGAGACCTGCTTCCCAAATGTGTCAAGTAACACTatgaatttaaaatgtaggcattGAAGCTAAGATGCTTCTGGAGAACTCGGTCCAGTTTAGTTTGGGTTGCAGAAGAAGACGGGCCCCTTTGTTCTGCCCAGTGTAGAAGCTCCATCATTAAGACTTAAAATAAACAGACTTCTCTCCTGTTTAGAAGTTGTGTTAGGACTTCTTTGGACAGTGTGAAGACGAGTCTGTGTTGAGAACCTCGATCATCGTTCTGGTGGACGGGAAGGTCTCCGCTACGGACGGAAGACTCTGGTACCAACTTGGTAAACTGTTGagaaagtaaaaatataaaagaaaaatataaaagtcTCTGCCAAGAAGAGGAATAACACAAACAACGGTTGGTGGcgcggtggctcagtggttagcactgctgaGTACCGGTCCGgacctttctgtgtggagtttgtatgttctccctGTGTTCCATGgggtttcctcccaccataaagacatgcttGCTAGTTAACTCCTGACATTGCTCTTGACGTAGGCACTGGCATTACAACTGGAGTTGGTCCCTGGGCACCGGActatggctgcccactgctcctaattagttaggatgg
It contains:
- the selenol gene encoding selenoprotein L; its protein translation is MAEDVTVSEETLTSALTLLVNVSKVLLQTAKQDAEDSLETFVPDKITTLLGLMAAGTDFYKSLGVKKKSEAEDLWQKSYHHAAVREQVEELLQLESEWDSFLESVDRGLQTPYGQLAGGQIADSLSPDTAFTDGRSGKSVTLGQFLGQGQKLLLVLIRHFGULPURDHVAELEASQALLEARSVRVLVVSFGGVEGAQVWREQTGCTFDMLLDPQRKVYRNFGLGSSYAKVMRFGCLLKYSEYGAVERDFPDVPSHLLEDMYQMGGDFLLDDTGRVLLSHPSKNPMDRPSVKAVLQAVEPSGCSL